One stretch of Lacimicrobium alkaliphilum DNA includes these proteins:
- a CDS encoding glycoside hydrolase family 43 protein — MSESDYASLKAKAISQPLVEHIYTADPSAHVFDGRIYIYPSHDIDAGIPFNDNGDHFGMQDYHVLSMDAPDSPATDHGVALHIKDVPWAERQMWAPDAARKGDKYYFYFPAKRADGIFQIGVATGDSPTGPFIPQPEPIQGSYSIDPAVFEDDDGSFYLYFGGIWGGQLQHYRDNQYNEQYQEPTAGGPALGPIVARLTDDMLEFDEDPVEIQILDQQGKPLLAGDTDRRFFEASWMHKYQGKYYFSYSTGDSHYICYATGDSPYGPFTYQGRILEPVVGWTTHHSICEVQGKWYLFYHDSILSGGVTHLRSVKMAEIHYDSQGRIQTLRPYQE; from the coding sequence ATGTCAGAATCCGATTATGCCAGCCTGAAAGCAAAGGCAATCTCTCAGCCGCTGGTAGAGCATATCTATACCGCCGACCCTTCCGCCCATGTGTTCGACGGCCGCATTTATATTTACCCCTCTCATGATATTGATGCTGGCATCCCATTCAATGACAACGGCGATCATTTCGGTATGCAGGATTATCACGTATTGTCGATGGATGCCCCGGACAGCCCGGCAACGGATCATGGCGTGGCTCTGCATATAAAAGATGTCCCCTGGGCCGAACGGCAGATGTGGGCGCCCGATGCGGCCAGAAAAGGTGACAAATACTATTTCTATTTTCCCGCCAAACGGGCTGACGGCATTTTCCAGATCGGCGTCGCCACAGGCGACTCGCCAACCGGGCCGTTTATTCCCCAGCCCGAACCTATTCAGGGCAGTTACTCGATTGACCCGGCCGTATTCGAAGACGATGACGGTAGCTTCTATCTGTATTTTGGCGGTATCTGGGGCGGTCAGCTACAGCATTACCGTGACAATCAATACAATGAGCAATACCAGGAGCCCACTGCCGGTGGGCCCGCTCTTGGCCCCATTGTGGCGAGACTCACCGACGATATGCTGGAGTTTGATGAAGACCCTGTAGAAATTCAGATTCTGGATCAGCAGGGCAAGCCGCTACTGGCCGGTGATACCGACAGGCGCTTCTTCGAGGCCTCCTGGATGCACAAATATCAGGGTAAGTACTATTTTTCCTATTCCACCGGCGACAGCCACTACATTTGTTACGCCACCGGTGATTCCCCCTATGGCCCCTTCACCTATCAGGGACGGATCTTAGAGCCGGTAGTGGGCTGGACCACTCATCACAGCATCTGTGAAGTCCAGGGGAAATGGTATCTGTTCTATCACGATTCGATCCTCTCCGGTGGGGTCACGCATCTGCGCTCGGTGAAAATGGCTGAAATTCACTATGACTCACAAGGCCGTATTCAGACCTTGCGTCCTTATCAGGAATAA
- a CDS encoding glycosyl hydrolase family 8: MTSNPLQFICSALLRLTGSIALLVLLSSCANKPSTEAETLTTAGAISGNYPNLFAGAGYSQADIDNKIASAFTQLFYGDRDTQRVYYQDGHNSHGPKAYIEDINNQDVRSEGMSYGMMIAVQLDKQQEFNALWNWAVSHTYQDDPSHPAYGYFAWSVRPDGTIIDPMPAPDGEEYFATALYFASVRWGDGEGIFNYQAQADNLLTHMRHREIITGTTIKGQQSATNLFHPEYAMVRFTPDLAHSEHTDASYHLPAFYEVWARVGPKADRAFWKRAAHASRDYFSLAAHPKTGLTPDYGNFDGSPWAAPWRPESKDFRFDAWRTAMNWSFDWSWWRQDPRARQLSDRLQAFFASEGLDNYVSQYSLDGKKLDNAQTTGLVAMNAVASLAATRPVAEDFVHALWQQSIPAGRHRYYDGMLYMMALLHVSGQYQAWLPTQLNEQQP; the protein is encoded by the coding sequence ATGACTTCAAACCCCCTTCAGTTTATTTGTTCGGCCCTGCTCAGGCTCACCGGCAGCATAGCCCTGTTAGTCCTGCTAAGTAGCTGCGCAAATAAGCCATCAACTGAAGCTGAAACTCTCACCACCGCTGGCGCGATCTCTGGCAACTACCCGAATTTGTTCGCCGGGGCCGGCTACAGCCAGGCCGATATTGACAATAAAATTGCAAGCGCCTTTACGCAATTATTTTACGGCGACAGGGATACACAACGGGTCTACTACCAAGATGGCCATAATAGCCATGGCCCTAAAGCCTATATCGAAGATATCAATAATCAGGATGTACGCTCAGAAGGCATGTCCTATGGCATGATGATCGCTGTACAGCTGGACAAACAACAGGAATTTAATGCCCTGTGGAACTGGGCCGTGAGTCATACTTATCAGGACGATCCCAGCCATCCGGCATACGGATATTTTGCCTGGTCAGTGCGCCCCGATGGCACCATCATTGATCCCATGCCTGCACCTGATGGCGAAGAATATTTCGCCACGGCCTTGTATTTTGCCTCGGTGCGCTGGGGGGATGGTGAAGGTATTTTTAATTATCAGGCTCAGGCCGACAATCTGCTTACCCATATGCGCCACCGCGAGATCATCACCGGCACCACCATAAAAGGTCAACAAAGCGCCACTAACCTGTTTCATCCGGAATACGCCATGGTGCGCTTTACACCGGATCTGGCCCACTCAGAACATACTGATGCCTCCTATCATCTGCCTGCCTTTTACGAAGTCTGGGCCAGAGTGGGCCCAAAGGCCGACCGGGCATTCTGGAAGCGGGCAGCGCATGCAAGCCGTGATTATTTCAGCCTCGCTGCCCATCCCAAAACGGGCCTGACGCCGGACTATGGTAATTTTGATGGCAGCCCCTGGGCGGCCCCCTGGCGACCGGAATCAAAAGATTTTCGTTTTGATGCCTGGCGCACCGCCATGAACTGGTCTTTTGACTGGAGCTGGTGGCGACAGGATCCCCGTGCCCGGCAGCTTAGTGACAGATTACAGGCCTTTTTTGCCAGCGAAGGCCTGGACAATTATGTCAGCCAGTACAGTCTCGATGGCAAAAAACTGGATAACGCTCAGACCACAGGTCTGGTGGCCATGAATGCAGTGGCCAGCCTCGCAGCCACCCGCCCGGTGGCGGAAGATTTTGTCCATGCCCTGTGGCAGCAGAGCATACCCGCTGGCCGGCATCGCTACTATGATGGCATGTTGTATATGATGGCTCTGCTGCATGTCAGCGGGCAGTATCAGGCCTGGCTTCCCACTCAACTGAATGAGCAACAACCATGA
- a CDS encoding putative glycoside hydrolase has protein sequence MTVVTDALQHSTHGAISAEATDRHQQEDSVVISFTADGVLALAHDTGATVDLARLAEGDMALEIEYQLLSLTDNTSLSIGMACGSDCGASLDFTEYFSEQQGRGWQSLKVPLRCFTDMDMTRVTSPLVLQGSAGTVIQLANVRLANNEGQGQCGQ, from the coding sequence ATGACTGTGGTCACCGATGCGCTGCAACACTCCACACATGGCGCAATCAGCGCGGAGGCGACCGATCGCCACCAGCAGGAAGACTCGGTGGTGATTAGCTTTACAGCAGATGGTGTGCTGGCGCTGGCCCATGATACAGGCGCGACGGTAGATCTGGCCCGCCTGGCAGAAGGAGATATGGCACTGGAAATTGAATACCAGCTGCTATCCCTTACCGATAACACTTCGCTGTCAATCGGCATGGCATGTGGCAGTGATTGTGGGGCCAGTCTGGATTTCACCGAATACTTCTCAGAACAGCAGGGCCGGGGCTGGCAGAGTCTCAAAGTCCCCCTGCGCTGCTTTACCGATATGGATATGACCCGGGTTACCAGCCCGCTGGTGCTGCAGGGCAGTGCCGGTACGGTAATCCAACTGGCCAATGTGCGCCTGGCCAATAATGAAGGTCAGGGCCAGTGTGGTCAGTGA
- the manD gene encoding D-mannonate dehydratase ManD codes for MKITDARVIVCSPGRNFVTLKIETDQGLYGIGDATLNGRELAVASYLTEHMIPCLIGKDAGQIEDIWQFFYRGAYWRRGPVGMTALAAVDMALWDIKAKAANMPLYQLLGGRSRDKVLVYGHANGKDIEDTIDAVAKYRELGYQAIRAQSGVPGLASTYGVSKDTLFYEPADADLPSENLWSTSKYLNHVPQLFAELRRQFGGEVHLLHDVHHRLTPIEAARLGKELEPFRLFWLEDAVTAELQEGFRLIRQHTTTPLAVGEVFSSIHDCHQLISEQLIDYIRTTIVHGGGVTHLRRIAALAELYHVRTGFHGATDLSPVTMGTALHFDTWVPNFGIQEYMRHTEQTDEVFPHDYRFKQGYLYCGESPGHGVDIDEKLAARYPYKRAYLPVNRLEDGTLFNW; via the coding sequence ATGAAGATCACCGATGCACGCGTTATCGTCTGCAGTCCGGGGCGCAATTTTGTAACCCTCAAAATTGAAACGGATCAGGGTCTGTACGGTATCGGCGATGCCACCCTCAATGGCCGCGAACTGGCGGTGGCCAGCTACCTGACAGAGCATATGATCCCCTGTCTGATTGGCAAAGATGCCGGTCAGATTGAAGATATCTGGCAGTTTTTTTATCGTGGTGCCTACTGGCGCAGAGGCCCGGTGGGTATGACCGCGCTGGCGGCCGTGGATATGGCGCTGTGGGACATTAAGGCCAAGGCTGCCAATATGCCGCTGTATCAGTTGCTTGGCGGGCGTAGCCGCGACAAAGTGCTGGTGTATGGGCATGCTAATGGCAAAGATATTGAGGATACCATCGACGCGGTGGCCAAATATCGCGAGCTGGGTTATCAGGCTATCAGGGCCCAGTCTGGTGTTCCGGGCCTGGCGTCTACCTACGGTGTGTCTAAAGATACGTTGTTTTATGAACCGGCTGATGCCGATCTCCCCAGCGAAAACCTTTGGTCTACCAGCAAGTATCTGAACCATGTACCGCAATTGTTTGCCGAACTGCGTCGCCAGTTCGGTGGCGAGGTGCATCTGCTGCATGATGTGCATCATCGCCTCACGCCCATTGAAGCCGCGCGGCTGGGTAAGGAACTGGAGCCTTTCAGGCTGTTCTGGCTTGAAGATGCGGTCACCGCTGAATTACAGGAAGGTTTCCGGCTGATCCGTCAGCACACCACCACGCCGCTTGCGGTGGGTGAAGTATTTTCTTCCATCCATGATTGCCATCAGTTGATCAGCGAGCAGTTGATTGACTATATCCGTACCACAATAGTGCATGGCGGCGGAGTGACCCATCTGCGCCGGATCGCCGCATTGGCGGAGTTGTACCATGTGCGCACCGGATTTCATGGGGCCACGGATCTGTCACCGGTGACCATGGGCACGGCGCTGCATTTTGATACCTGGGTACCCAATTTCGGTATTCAGGAATATATGCGCCACACTGAACAGACCGATGAGGTCTTTCCTCACGACTATCGTTTTAAACAGGGCTATCTGTATTGTGGCGAATCGCCGGGCCATGGTGTGGATATTGACGAGAAACTGGCGGCCAGATATCCCTATAAAAGGGCCTATCTTCCGGTTAACCGGCTGGAGGATGGCACGCTGTTTAATTGGTAG
- a CDS encoding MFS transporter, translated as MTSSTDTLAANDQQARITTDTEKLSVTEKVGYSLGDLAANLIFQTLMTFLAFFYTDVYKIPAGAAATIIFTGGIIGAFFNPVMGIIADRTQTRWGKFRPWILWTSIPFGVIALLAFSTPAFSPEGKIIYAFVTYVILVLVYSANNLPYSALSGVLTGNMADRNSLSAYRFVAVMVAQFIIQALLLPLVLILGDGDKAVGFENTMTLFACVGIVFFLITFITTKERVLTIATKGSSIKEDIGDLVRNKPWAIMLVVTVLVFITLSLKGGMYIFYFEHYLSDQHTARFLEDIGFNAFIAGLNTVLTGMGLNEFLWPKDAATSGFSLFNAGGIICMILGIGFSKFLADRFGKRDVFAAALFLSSLFILVFYLFPPDATGLVFLSQLLHGFFYGITIPLLWAMIADVADYSEWKNHRRATAIIFSAMIFGLKLGLSIGGALVAGVLAHYGYDTELTIQSAETVNGILLSVSLFAALPFLLAVGCMFLYEINKRKEIQIEHELSSRRSAVQIQTGE; from the coding sequence ATGACCAGCAGTACCGACACCCTTGCCGCAAATGATCAACAGGCCCGGATAACGACCGATACGGAGAAACTCAGTGTTACCGAAAAGGTTGGTTACAGCCTCGGCGACCTGGCCGCCAATCTGATCTTCCAGACTCTGATGACCTTTCTGGCCTTTTTCTATACCGATGTGTATAAGATCCCCGCCGGTGCGGCAGCGACCATTATTTTTACCGGTGGCATTATCGGCGCCTTTTTCAATCCCGTAATGGGCATCATTGCCGACCGGACCCAGACCCGCTGGGGCAAGTTCCGCCCCTGGATCCTGTGGACCTCCATTCCCTTTGGTGTCATTGCCCTGTTGGCATTCAGTACACCGGCGTTCAGCCCCGAGGGCAAGATCATTTATGCCTTTGTTACCTATGTGATCCTGGTGCTGGTTTATTCTGCCAATAACCTGCCCTATTCGGCCTTAAGCGGGGTACTGACCGGCAATATGGCTGATCGCAACAGCCTGTCGGCTTACCGTTTCGTGGCGGTGATGGTTGCGCAGTTTATTATTCAGGCACTGTTACTGCCGCTGGTTCTGATTCTCGGCGATGGCGACAAGGCGGTGGGCTTCGAGAATACCATGACCCTGTTTGCCTGCGTGGGGATTGTGTTTTTTCTGATCACCTTTATTACCACTAAAGAGCGAGTGCTTACTATCGCCACAAAGGGTTCCAGTATTAAAGAAGATATTGGTGATCTGGTACGTAACAAGCCCTGGGCCATTATGCTGGTGGTGACAGTACTGGTGTTTATTACCCTGTCTCTGAAAGGCGGCATGTATATTTTCTATTTTGAACATTATCTGAGTGATCAGCACACTGCACGCTTCCTTGAAGATATCGGTTTTAATGCGTTTATTGCAGGGCTGAACACAGTACTCACCGGTATGGGGCTGAATGAATTTCTGTGGCCCAAAGACGCCGCAACCTCAGGGTTTAGTCTGTTCAATGCCGGCGGTATCATCTGCATGATCCTCGGCATAGGCTTTTCCAAATTTCTGGCAGACCGCTTTGGCAAGCGGGATGTGTTTGCCGCCGCCCTGTTTCTCTCCAGTCTGTTTATTCTGGTGTTTTATCTTTTCCCGCCTGATGCCACAGGCCTGGTATTTCTGTCGCAGTTATTACATGGCTTTTTCTATGGCATCACCATCCCATTGCTATGGGCGATGATTGCCGATGTGGCCGATTATTCTGAGTGGAAGAATCACCGCCGGGCCACCGCCATTATCTTTTCAGCCATGATTTTCGGCCTCAAACTGGGGCTGAGTATCGGCGGCGCGCTGGTTGCCGGTGTACTGGCTCACTACGGCTATGACACCGAACTGACTATTCAGAGCGCCGAGACCGTCAATGGCATTCTGCTCTCGGTCAGCCTGTTTGCCGCCCTGCCCTTTTTGCTCGCAGTGGGCTGCATGTTTCTGTACGAGATCAACAAACGCAAAGAAATTCAGATAGAGCACGAGCTGAGCAGCCGACGTTCAGCCGTGCAAATTCAGACAGGGGAGTAA
- a CDS encoding sugar porter family MFS transporter — MESSATQDKDNQGFILFISIVATIGGFLFGFDSGVINGTVDGLQQAFNSQSVGTGFNVSSMLLGCAVGAFFAGRLADIYGRRTLLRIAAICFVVSAWGSGIAGSSLEFVLYRVLGGLAVGGASVMAPAYISEVAPARYRGMLTTIQQIAIISGLFLSFCSNYLLAEFAGASTAVLWMDFSAWRWMFWMELIPATLFLLMLLFIPESPRFLVLKGHSEIAKQVLTRLYGSTAAQRKIDEINASLADDHKPRFADLISRQTGKVRRIVWVGIGLATFQQLVGINVVFYYGAVLWQAVGFSESDALLINVISGGLSIAACVITLMVIDKIGRKPLLKWGSVGMTLTLGLMVVAFSNADTDGAGKLVMGEWGPLALISANAYVFFFNMSWGPVMWVMLGEMFPNQIRGSGLAVSGLAQWGSNFLITMTFPLLLTGIGLAGAYGLYTLGALISILFVVKMVHETKGTELEDMQG; from the coding sequence ATTGAAAGTTCAGCGACTCAGGATAAAGACAACCAGGGCTTTATTCTGTTTATCAGCATCGTTGCCACCATCGGCGGTTTTCTGTTTGGTTTTGACAGTGGCGTCATCAATGGCACGGTGGATGGTCTGCAACAGGCCTTTAACTCTCAAAGTGTCGGCACTGGATTTAATGTTTCCAGTATGTTGCTCGGTTGTGCGGTGGGGGCTTTCTTCGCTGGTAGGCTGGCAGATATATATGGACGTCGGACGCTGCTGCGTATCGCCGCCATTTGTTTTGTGGTCAGCGCCTGGGGCTCAGGTATAGCAGGAAGTTCACTGGAATTTGTGTTGTACCGGGTTCTGGGCGGACTGGCTGTGGGCGGTGCGTCGGTGATGGCCCCGGCTTATATTTCCGAAGTGGCTCCGGCCCGTTACCGGGGGATGCTCACCACTATTCAGCAAATTGCCATTATCAGCGGCCTGTTTTTGTCTTTTTGCAGTAACTATCTGCTGGCCGAGTTTGCCGGTGCCTCGACGGCTGTGCTGTGGATGGATTTTAGCGCCTGGCGCTGGATGTTCTGGATGGAACTGATCCCCGCGACGTTGTTTTTATTGATGTTGCTGTTTATTCCCGAAAGCCCCCGTTTTCTGGTGCTCAAAGGTCACAGTGAAATAGCGAAGCAGGTACTGACAAGGCTGTACGGCAGCACGGCCGCACAGCGTAAAATCGATGAAATTAACGCGTCACTGGCCGATGATCATAAGCCCCGTTTTGCCGATTTAATCAGCCGCCAGACCGGCAAAGTGCGCCGTATCGTCTGGGTGGGCATTGGTCTGGCCACCTTCCAGCAACTGGTGGGGATTAACGTGGTATTTTATTACGGTGCGGTGCTGTGGCAGGCGGTGGGTTTTTCCGAATCCGATGCCTTGCTGATCAATGTGATTAGCGGTGGCCTGAGTATCGCCGCTTGTGTGATTACCCTGATGGTGATCGACAAGATTGGCCGTAAACCGCTGCTGAAATGGGGATCGGTGGGGATGACACTGACCTTAGGCCTGATGGTGGTGGCCTTTTCCAACGCTGATACGGATGGAGCAGGAAAACTGGTGATGGGCGAGTGGGGGCCGCTGGCGCTGATCAGTGCCAATGCCTATGTGTTTTTCTTTAATATGTCCTGGGGCCCGGTGATGTGGGTGATGCTGGGTGAAATGTTCCCCAATCAGATTCGCGGCTCGGGGCTGGCGGTCAGTGGGTTAGCCCAGTGGGGCAGTAATTTTCTGATTACCATGACCTTCCCTCTGCTCCTCACTGGTATCGGTCTGGCAGGGGCCTATGGCCTGTATACCCTGGGAGCGCTGATTTCTATCCTGTTTGTGGTGAAAATGGTGCATGAAACCAAAGGCACCGAACTGGAAGATATGCAGGGATAA
- a CDS encoding glycoside hydrolase family 3 N-terminal domain-containing protein, whose product MGKQLLCALLGAGMVITAQADDLPYWDSSLTTDQRVADLLSRMTLEEKVAQLQTLWHRRRDMEDEQHRFVAEKAAQIMPVGIGHIARPSEFKTPRQTAEFNNAAQRWLKEQTRLGIPALMHEEALHGYVAFDATSFPQAIALASSWSPQDLHDIYALAASEMRATGGHWALTPILDIARDPRWGRIEETFGEDPYLQTAMGVAGVKGFQGLSSANAPFATDKVVATLKHLTGHGQPQAGVNIAPAQIGPRELHEVFLPPFEAAVKLSFAGSIMASYNEIDGIPSHINQPLLEDIVRHQWGFDGVIVSDYFAIHELNTRHSLYANEAEAARAALLAGVDMETPDPRAFLHLAELVNSGQLDEAAIDRSVRRVLAMKFRLGLFENPFVDASLADERVGAAQQRDFARQIAEKSMVLLKNDGTLPLNADKIANLAVIGPHANETLLGGYSSIPRQTVNIVEGLQQKLADKAQVHYAPGTMLIKPVPDISERSKKAGTQSMQRWNHDQIVLADETDRQGLLEQAVSLAQKADAVVLVLGENEGVSREAWGDDHLGDRTRLQLVGNQLKLAKAVLATGKPVVLVLTNGRPLALGELADSMPAIIEAWYLGQETGSAVANVLFGDVSPSGKLPLTFPRSAGHVPAYYNHKPSAKRGYLFDDISPLYPFGHGLSYSRFGYSDLKIDASKARANGEVNVSLKLTNSGKYDATEVVQLYINDPVASATRPVQELKGFARVPLKAGESATVNFNLPVNLLAFFDINMNWVVEPGDIKLMIGSSSADIRLEDDITISGEKTDVSASKAYLSQSEIIRE is encoded by the coding sequence ATGGGTAAGCAACTGCTCTGTGCACTGCTGGGAGCTGGCATGGTAATCACTGCGCAGGCGGACGACCTGCCCTATTGGGACAGCAGCCTGACCACAGACCAACGGGTCGCAGATTTGCTGTCCCGTATGACGCTGGAAGAAAAGGTCGCCCAGTTGCAGACCCTCTGGCACCGACGGCGGGATATGGAAGACGAGCAGCACAGATTTGTGGCAGAAAAAGCCGCGCAAATCATGCCTGTTGGTATCGGTCATATCGCCCGGCCCAGCGAGTTCAAAACACCGCGTCAGACCGCCGAATTCAATAATGCCGCCCAGCGCTGGCTCAAAGAACAGACCCGTCTGGGCATTCCGGCACTGATGCATGAAGAAGCCCTGCATGGATATGTGGCTTTCGATGCCACCAGTTTCCCACAGGCCATTGCGCTGGCCAGTAGCTGGTCACCGCAGGATCTGCACGACATCTATGCCCTGGCCGCCAGTGAAATGCGCGCTACCGGTGGCCACTGGGCGCTGACACCTATTCTGGATATTGCCCGCGATCCACGCTGGGGGCGGATTGAGGAAACCTTTGGTGAAGACCCCTACCTGCAAACCGCTATGGGCGTCGCCGGTGTAAAGGGCTTTCAGGGCCTGTCATCAGCCAATGCGCCTTTTGCCACCGATAAGGTGGTCGCCACACTGAAACATCTGACCGGCCATGGCCAGCCCCAGGCCGGGGTGAATATTGCCCCGGCACAAATTGGTCCGCGGGAATTGCACGAGGTGTTCCTGCCCCCCTTTGAGGCGGCGGTAAAACTCTCCTTCGCTGGCAGCATTATGGCTTCCTACAATGAAATTGATGGCATTCCATCACATATTAATCAGCCCCTGCTGGAAGACATTGTTCGTCATCAGTGGGGCTTTGACGGCGTAATAGTCAGTGATTACTTCGCCATACATGAGCTCAACACAAGACACAGTCTTTATGCAAATGAGGCGGAGGCGGCCAGAGCAGCATTGCTGGCCGGGGTGGATATGGAAACCCCGGATCCCAGGGCCTTTTTGCACCTCGCTGAGCTGGTAAACTCAGGTCAGCTGGATGAGGCCGCGATCGACCGCTCTGTGCGCCGGGTACTGGCGATGAAATTCCGCCTCGGCTTATTCGAAAATCCCTTTGTGGATGCCAGCCTGGCTGATGAACGGGTCGGCGCCGCGCAACAGCGTGACTTTGCGCGCCAGATAGCAGAAAAATCCATGGTGCTGCTTAAAAACGACGGCACCCTGCCGCTGAATGCAGACAAGATCGCAAATCTGGCGGTGATCGGCCCCCATGCCAATGAAACCCTGCTCGGCGGCTACAGCAGTATTCCACGCCAGACGGTGAACATTGTCGAAGGGCTGCAACAAAAACTGGCCGACAAGGCGCAGGTGCATTATGCCCCCGGCACCATGCTGATCAAACCTGTGCCGGATATCAGCGAGCGCAGCAAAAAAGCTGGCACTCAGTCGATGCAGCGCTGGAACCATGATCAAATTGTACTGGCCGATGAGACTGACCGTCAGGGCCTGTTGGAGCAAGCGGTCAGTCTTGCTCAGAAGGCCGATGCGGTGGTGCTGGTGCTGGGCGAAAACGAAGGCGTGTCCCGGGAGGCCTGGGGCGATGATCATCTGGGAGACAGAACCCGCCTGCAACTGGTGGGCAATCAGCTTAAACTGGCCAAAGCAGTGCTGGCCACCGGCAAGCCTGTGGTACTGGTTCTGACCAACGGCAGGCCGCTGGCCCTGGGCGAACTGGCCGATTCCATGCCGGCAATAATCGAAGCCTGGTATCTGGGCCAGGAAACCGGCAGCGCGGTGGCCAATGTGTTGTTTGGCGACGTCAGCCCTTCGGGTAAGCTACCCCTTACTTTCCCGCGCAGTGCCGGTCATGTGCCCGCCTATTATAACCATAAGCCTTCTGCCAAACGGGGTTACCTGTTTGACGATATCAGCCCTCTGTATCCCTTCGGCCATGGCCTGAGTTACAGCCGTTTCGGCTACAGCGATCTGAAGATAGATGCCAGCAAGGCCCGGGCCAATGGTGAGGTAAACGTCAGCCTGAAATTAACCAACAGCGGTAAGTACGACGCTACCGAAGTCGTGCAGCTGTATATCAACGATCCGGTGGCCAGTGCCACCCGCCCGGTACAAGAGCTCAAAGGCTTTGCCCGGGTGCCACTTAAAGCAGGTGAAAGCGCCACTGTAAACTTTAACCTGCCGGTTAACCTGCTGGCCTTTTTCGATATCAATATGAACTGGGTCGTAGAGCCCGGTGACATCAAACTGATGATCGGCAGCTCCTCGGCGGATATTCGCCTTGAGGACGACATCACAATCAGCGGTGAAAAAACCGATGTCAGTGCCAGTAAGGCCTATCTGAGCCAGTCAGAAATAATCCGGGAGTGA
- the yjjG gene encoding pyrimidine 5'-nucleotidase yields the protein MQYQWILFDADDTLFDFDAFAGLRLAFARFELDFAEQDFNLFLDVSMPLWRDYQEGRISSAELQRRRFEHWAARHGLDASVINEAFVEAMADSSRLLPGAAELLEALAGKATLGIITNGFTQMQQPRLDNNKVSHHFEHLVISEQVGVAKPHPDIFEHTFKLLGNPPKDNILMVGDNPHADVQGGINAGIHTCWLNHHGQARPEGITPHHEVQDLHQLRALLEA from the coding sequence ATGCAGTATCAATGGATCCTGTTCGATGCCGATGACACCTTGTTTGACTTCGATGCCTTTGCCGGTCTGAGACTGGCCTTTGCCCGGTTTGAACTGGACTTTGCCGAACAGGATTTCAACCTGTTTCTGGACGTCAGCATGCCTTTGTGGCGGGATTATCAGGAGGGGCGAATCAGCTCAGCGGAATTACAACGCCGCCGTTTTGAGCATTGGGCGGCCAGACACGGTCTTGATGCTTCCGTTATTAACGAAGCCTTTGTTGAGGCTATGGCCGATAGTAGCAGGCTGTTACCCGGTGCAGCGGAACTGCTTGAGGCACTCGCTGGCAAAGCGACGCTGGGCATTATTACCAACGGTTTTACCCAGATGCAGCAGCCAAGACTGGATAACAACAAGGTCAGTCATCACTTCGAGCACCTGGTGATTTCCGAACAGGTCGGAGTGGCCAAACCTCATCCGGATATTTTTGAGCACACCTTTAAGCTGTTGGGCAACCCGCCCAAAGACAATATTCTGATGGTCGGTGATAATCCCCATGCAGATGTTCAGGGTGGCATCAATGCCGGTATCCATACCTGTTGGCTGAATCATCATGGTCAGGCCAGGCCCGAAGGCATTACGCCCCATCATGAAGTGCAGGATTTGCACCAGCTCAGGGCGTTGCTGGAAGCGTAA
- the yjjX gene encoding inosine/xanthosine triphosphatase encodes MSSKPLRVQVGSTNPVKIDAARQTFVRLFADTDIQCHGIAAPSGVADQPMTEAETLQGAINRVAYCRKHQSADYYLAMEGGVDRFEHGPATFAYVVIANQQHQSVGRSANLPLPLVAWQALCQGEELGDVMDRLFDTRNIKQQGGAIGLLTNGCESRESAYRQALIMAMTPFLHPTLYGE; translated from the coding sequence ATGAGTAGCAAGCCATTAAGGGTACAGGTGGGTTCCACCAATCCGGTTAAAATCGATGCCGCCAGACAAACCTTTGTCAGACTGTTTGCCGATACTGATATCCAGTGTCATGGCATTGCAGCCCCTTCGGGGGTGGCTGACCAGCCGATGACGGAGGCCGAAACCCTTCAGGGTGCCATTAACCGCGTGGCCTATTGCCGTAAACATCAATCTGCCGATTACTATCTGGCTATGGAAGGGGGCGTGGACCGTTTTGAGCATGGCCCGGCCACCTTTGCTTATGTGGTTATCGCTAATCAACAGCACCAGTCTGTGGGGCGCAGTGCTAACCTGCCGTTACCGCTTGTCGCCTGGCAGGCTTTGTGTCAGGGCGAAGAGCTGGGCGATGTGATGGACCGGTTGTTCGATACCCGCAATATCAAACAACAGGGTGGCGCTATAGGGCTGTTGACCAATGGTTGTGAGAGCCGTGAAAGTGCCTATCGTCAGGCGCTGATCATGGCGATGACGCCTTTCTTACATCCGACGCTATACGGAGAATAA